Within the bacterium genome, the region GGGGAGTTACTCCTTCCCTTTATAAAGCATGTCCGCCAATGTTTTAGTGCGATAGTCCGCCAAAGTATCAGTGGCGGAGAGGAGAAGGGGAGCTCGCCCGTAGGGCTATGCCCGAGGGAATGGATTGTCTTACACAGAAGGGTTTAGAGTTTTGCTTACAGACCATCCCTACGCCGAAGTGATAAGTTATACTTACGGGATTTTCATTTATAAATCCCCCTCAGCCCCCCTTTCTAAAAGGGGGGAATATTCCTTCCTTTAACAAAGGAAGGTCTCTCTTTTTGCCACAATATCTAACCCGCAGGACAAGGAATATCCCTTCCTTTAACAAAGGAAGGTTAGGATGGATTTCTAAATCTCCCCCTACCCCTCTTTCTAAAAGAGGGGAGTATTTTGGGATGACGCACCAACTCTGAGGCACAAGGTAAGCAACTTTTGTCGGTTTCCCAAAAAGGGGATATTTTGGGATGGAGTTTTTTTTATTTTCTGCCTGTTTTTATTTCCTCATAAAGAGTTTGTCAAATTATCAGGTAAGTCCAACTACTCTTCTTAATATCAAAATTACATCTGTTATATCCACTTCTCCATCTCCATTTATATCTGCCAGAGAAGTATCTAGAGGGTCTAATTCAATTGCCATCCTCAAACATAATATTACATCTGATATATCTATTCCCCCACTTTTATCAACATCTCCTTTTCCCGGTAATTTCCCATATATTTTTATATCGTCAACTGCCCAATACCAATCCCAATTTGCATTATAATAATGCCATCTTATTTGAACATTTTTTTCCCCGGAAGATATTGAAGTTAAATCAATAATTACTTTTCCTTCTATATCCTGTCTTTTAAATTTTTTTAAATTTTGCCATTGCCCATTTCCTATTTTTATGTCAACATCTCCTATTTCATTTTCATAATATTCAAAAACATTTTTAAATTCTAAATAACAGGTAGCATATGAAGTAAAATCAATAGAAGGGGTTATAAGTTCCTCATCCATATCAACTGTTCCTGCCCAATCACTATCAACAATCATAAAAGGAGAGTTTAAATCCAAATTTCTTCTACCAGGGTTTGTATATGTCCATGTTTTTCCATCATTATATCCATCAACAATAGTCCAGTTAACAGGAATACCTGATGAAAAGTCCTCTGAAAAAACAAGTGTAAAAGAAGAAAATAAATCAGAAGTTAAGAAAGCAGATAAAAACTCATCCCACAATGCACTTTCTGGGAAAGAAATTGTTTCCCCATTATAATCAAAAGCAATTACTTCTCCATAATCAGGAAAGTAAATTGAAAGTCCATAAGAATTATCACTTTCCTCATTATCAGAAAAAACTGTTTGCTTAAAAATATCTTGAAATTCCTCAATTTTTGACTTTAATGTTTCATTTTCTGTTGTCTGATAAAGTTTATTAAAAAAATCATAAAGGTCAATATAAGTTAGTTCATCAAAATTTTTTGTCTCACTTCTAACTAAATAAATATCTAAATATATGTCACTGCTCATAATCTCATCTAACACATAATTTAAAGAATCTATAAGTTGTTGTATATTTATAAGAGAAATTGCGGAAAGTGTATCATAAGAATATGAATTTACAATTATTTCACCGAATTCTTCAGATGTAGATAATGGTTGTGCTTTCAATTCACTTAAAATTTCAACATAATCCCAGCCAGAGGCAGGTTCAACTTCTTCTGATGCGACCATAACAGAAGCGAAAGGACTTAACTCATAGGCAACTTCAATCATACCCATCAAACAGGCATCAAATCCAATTAAATCCACTCCACCAGCATTTTCAATTGCCTGTCTTACTTCATTTGTTGAAAGATAGTCCCCGTCTGTATCATCATAACAAACTTCTTTTAAAACAGGTATTTCTTTACCTGCTATTTGATACATTGACTGATATAAATCTCTCCAACCACCTCCGTGATTCCATAAAATTAAAGTATATTTTTCTGCTGGGTAATTTTCTTTTGCCCAGAGAATAAAATTTGCCAGTGTTTCAGGGTCTCCCATATTTACTTCTCTCTCCCCTTTTCCATCTCCCCAGTTAGAAATTGCATTTTCTTCTGTTGGTTCTATTCCCTTTGTTACATAAAATCTATTACAACCAGTCCAATTCCCATAACTACTGTCATAACGAGAAATTCTATCAAATTGAACAACTATATTAACATTTTCATCAGAACTAATTTCACTCATTTCTAAAAAGTCATCCAAAGCATATTCTTCAAGGTTATTGTCTCCATCTAAATAAATCATAATTGTCCACTTTGAAATTGTTGCTTCAGAAAAGAAAGAGAAAAAAACAAAAAGGAAAAGGATAAATATAAATTTTCTCATAAAGGTATTTTTACTTTTATATATTCCCCATCTTTATCAATAAATTTTGCTTTTTCAATTTTTAAATTCTCTACATCTCCTGATAATGTAATAACAAGTTTATCAAATATTTCTTTATTACCAGCAATTGAAAAAGAGTTTTTTCTTATAATAATATCTGTTTTTTCTGGTTTTATATCTTCAATTTTTATTTTACCTTTTTTTTCAATTTCAATGAAGAAATTTTTAAAATCACCTAATTTATCTGACTTAAATAAAAAAGATGTTTTATCATCATTTTTTTGTTTTTCAATTTCCAGAATTGTTTCAACAGAAAGATTTATTTGAAATTCTTTTTTCATTGTTTCTTCAGTTTCAGGAAAGGCAGAAAAAATAATTTTATAATTCCCTCCTTTTACATTATTTTTGTCCACTTTGATTACTATCTCTCCTTTATTCTTTTCATAATTTATCACAGGAAATTCAATTTCAATACCATCTGGAATTATTTCTTTCCCAAATAATATTTTTGAATTAAGTCCACCATAGTAATCACAACTTAAAGGTATTTCAATTTTATTTTTATCATAAGGAATATACACATTTTCTTCATATTTTAAATTAAACTCCCTTTCCATTGGGACTTTTTTCCATTTCCATAAAATTTTACTGTCCTCTGTTATTATAAAATTTGCCTGATTTGAATTTCCATTTCTGGCAGCACCAGTTCCTTCATAACCAGTGCATACAACTTTTTCCATTTCACTTATTGGCACTCTATCCTCTACCTTACAAATAACACTTTCTCCTTTTGTAAATGTCGTAAAACCATTTGGAGGAGATGGATTTCCATATTCGCTCATAACAAGAAGAATGCAATTATTTGAAGTTGGAGCAAAATTTCCCTGTTGTTCTACCTGATATGTTTTACTTTTTGAAGTTTCTCTCTCTGACCGAACAGGAATATTACTTTCTCTGCCCTGGTTTGTTATTCTTTCTCCTGGTGTATTTCTTATTATTGGTTTAATAGTTGATGTTGGAGAAGAAAGTTCTGGTGTTTCAGGTAAAGAACTTTGAGAATCTTCATTTTCTTTTGTTTCCCCCTTTTCACCTTCAATCTGGATAGTAGATGTAATCCCTATACAATTTAGTTTTTTCCCATCTTTATCAGATAATCTTATCCCTCTTATAGACATATTTACCTTACCACCTTTTTTAATTAAAAATCTGACATATACTAACACACCATTTCCTGAAATACCTTCAAGTTTTGGGTCAAAACCAGCAATTCTTATATTTCCTTCTGATACTTCATTTACCAGAACATTCCAATCAAAAACAAGTTCTCCATTTGAAATTCCATCAAAATTAAGAATCTCTTTATCAAAATAAACATCAAATTGGAAAGCAGAAAACTTTTCTTCACTTGATATTTTTATAGGAATAGTTATTTCACTTACAGAAGAAGAAACAGATAAATTCTCAATTGTAATTGTAGCAGAAAAAACAGAACCTATAAGTAAGAAAAATACCAAAAAAATTACTTTTTTACACATTTTCTTTGTGGAAGTAAATACTTATTAATCTCTATTCATGTTTCAGGTCCAGAAGGGTTATTTTGATTTTAGCCACTAAATTTAATTACTAAAATTATTTTAAAACATATTTTTTAAATGTCAAATTTTTTTCAAAAGCAAAAAAAGCAACTTATTTATTTTTATTCTTCCATTGTCTTCCAAAATATGTCTCATTTACTTCTACTATCCATCCAAAATTCTTTGGAATATCTCTTTGCATAATTTCTCTTATTTTATTACAACATTTTAAAATTTTATACTCTGATAATCCCGTTTGCTCTTTTATCATTTTTACCCTTTTAGATATTAAAAATCACCTCAAAAATTTCTTCCATTCATATCTGCAATTTTTACACCTTATTTTACCCCTTCTCTTTCTTCCTCGCTCTCTGATACCTCTCTGCTATTTTTTACTTATTTTCTTCCTTATTCCCATTTTTAATTCCTTTTTCATTTGCACCTCCGGTTTTTTCTTATTTTATCCGAAGGTGCTATTTAAATCCTATTTTTCGAGTAGATTCCTATTTTGTCTTGTCTAACATACCTTTTGGAGTAGATTTATTATGTCTCAATTCGTTGGTTTGAAGTTTATCATTTTAAAAGGTATAATATTTTTATGGAAAATGTAAGAGAACCAGTAGTAGCAGGTTATTTTTATCCATCTTCAAAGTCACAACTTTTAAGAATGCTTGAAGAGTTTATCAAAAAAGATGATGAAAAAGAAGATGCAATATCAATAGTGGTTCCTCATGCGGGCTATATTTATTCTGGGAAAACAGCAGGGAGTGTCTATTCAAAAATTGTAGTTCCTGAAACTGTTATAATTATCGGTCCAAATCATACTGGATATGGAGAACCATATGCAGTTGCTTCTTATGATTGGTGGCTTACTCCTATTGGTAAAATTCCTGTTAATAAGAACCTTGTTAATCTTCTTGTTGAGAAAAGTAGATATCTTCAAATAGATAATTTTGCTCATGAAAGAGAACATTCTGTTGAAGTACAACTGCCTTTTCTTCAAGTTGTAAAAAGTAATTTTAAGATTGTTCCAATAACTTTGATGGGATATATTGATAATCCGGCGTGGATTGAAATAGGAGAGGCAATTGCTGAAAGTATAAAAGAACTTGGAGAAAAGGTTCTAATTGTTGCCAGTTCTGATATGACCCATTATAAACCACATGATATTGCTGAAGAAAATGATAAGTATGCTATTGAAGCAATTTGTTGTTTAGATGAAGACCTTTTAATTGAAAGGATACTTGAAAGGGAAATTTCAATATGTGGGTATGCTCCAATAATTGTCTCAATTGTTGCTTCAAAAATTTTAGGAGCGCAACAAGGAGACCTCATAAGATATACAACAAGTGGAGAAACTTCAGGTGACAGGGACCAGGTAGTTGGTTATGCAGGAATACTTATAAAATAGGAATTATGACAAGGGAGTTTGAGTTTGTTTATATTTCTTTTAATTTCTCTTTCAGTTGCAAGTATTTTTTATTCTCTAAAACTTTGTGAAAAAGATAATTTTCCAGAATTTTTGCTCATTTTTTTAATTATCTTTTATTCTCAAATACTTTGTTTTTCTATAGCTTTAGGTCTTTTTCATATTTTAAATTTAAAATTTCTTTTCTTTTTTTCTCTTGTTTCTGTTATTATTTCTATTTTAAAATATAAAAAAGAAACTATTAAAATCTTTTTAACATCATCTTTTTCTAACTTTAATATTATTATTTTTTCCCTTGTTTTCTCTTTTTATTTCTTTGCCTGTATTCAACTTTCTTTTCTACTACCTCCTCTTGCAACAGATGGACTTCTTTACCATCTTCCTTTTGCAGTTCACTTTTTAAAAACATCCTCAATTTCTTTATGCCCTCTTTATTTTGTTGATATTGCTATGAGTTATTATCCCTTTGGGGGAGAAATATTTTATTTTTTTACTTTACTTTCACAAAAGGACTTTTTACTTAAATTCACGCAATTGCCTTTTCTTATTATGGGAACTATTTCTGTTTTTTTAATCTCCAAGGAACTTTCTTTCTCAAACATTTCATCACTCCTAACTTCTTTAATTTTTGCTATGATAAAACCTATTTTTCAAGAAGCATCTCTATGCTTTGTTGATCTTATGATGGCTTCAACTTTTCTTGCTTCTATCTATTTTTTATTAAAAGACAAGAAAAAATATATTGTTTTAGCAATTCTTTCATGTACAATTTTAATTTCAATAAAAACACTTTCTTTAATTTATTTTCTTTTTTTAGTTCCTTTTTTCTTTAAGAAAAGAGATGGGAAATACATAAAAAAAGATATATTTTTCTCATTAGTTTATTTCTTTTTCTTTGGATTTTTTTCATATATAAGAAATTTCATTGTTACAAAAAATCCATTTTACCCGGCTAATATCTCTATTGGAAAATTTACAATTTTTCCCGGCTCATACATTTACAAAAAGGGACTTCCAATAAATTGCTTTAAAATTTTATTTCACCCACAATCTCATATAGACCCTTCTTTTTTTATAATTTCTATTATGTTTCTATTTCTATTTATTTCTATTTTTATTTATTGTATAGAAAAAAGAAAATTCCCTTATTTATTTTTTCTTCCTTTTTTTATAATTTTGGGATATTTTATTTTAATTCCTCCTAATTATTATCAAATAAGACATCTCCTTCCAATTTATGGAATTTGTGCAATTGCCTTTGTTTTTCCATTTCAAAAAGGATACTTTCAATATCTTCCTTTTTTATTTCTTTTTTATTTCTTTTGTCTCCTTTTTCCTTATAACCACCAAAATGTTTATCTTTTCCTTATTATCTTTACAATTTTTACAATTTCTTTTTATTTGATTAAAAAATTTCCTATTTTTAATTTTATTTTCTTCTTTTTCTTTTTTCTCTATCTTTCCGTTTATTTATTTCCTGTTGCAACTTTTTCATATAATAAAGTCAAGTTTAAAATATGGGGAACATTTTATAAGGACTTTGCTGATGTGTGGGAATTTGTTGGTAAAAGCAAAAACAAAAATATCTCTTATGTTGGTGGGTTTCTTTTATATCCATTTTTTGGAGAAAATTATTCCAATAATCTTTATTATCAATCTGTAAATTCTGTTGAAACATATCCAGTCCATTTTTACAAAGGAAAAATTGTTTTCTCTGAAGAAAATCCAGAAAAAATTTATAGAAAGGACCCATCATTTAATCTCTGGTTTATGGGACTAAAAAAGAAAAAAATTGATTGGGTAGTTTTGAAAAAAGATGAATATTATATTGAAAAAGAATGGATTGAAAAAAACCCTCAATATTTTAAATTAATATTTTCAGGTAAAATTACAGAAATTTATAATTTTTTATACTGATAGTTTTGGATATTTTATTTATAATTATATGTTTTTTAATTACTTTTTAAGAATAATAATTTACAAATACCAAGAAAAGCATAAATAGAAGATACTATCAAAAATGTATTTTTAAATTCAAACATATTACTTAAAAAACCACAGCAAATAGGACCCATAGAACTACCTAATCCTATAAAAAATTCATGTATCTCTGTTTTAAATCCAAGTTTTAGGTGTGAAATTAAACTATTATGATAAGAAATAGCACTTAATATACCTATTATTGAAAAAGGAATTAAAAATTCAACTGGTTTTTTCAAAAAAAGAAACAGAAAAAATGACAGAGAAAAGAAAAAACAGGCAAAAGGGAAAAAGAATTTATTTTTAAAAACAGGTTTATTTCTTATTAGAAAGAATGTTAAAAAATTAAAAACCTGAAGAGAAGAAACAAGAAAACTTATATTTTTAGGTGATAATTTTATTTCAAGTCCATATCTTGGAAAAAGAAAAAATGAATAACCAACTGCAAAATAACTTAAAAAATTCAAAATTCTTACATCTTTTATATCTTTTTTATTTATATTTTTTCTCTCAATTCCTTCAAAGTTATTCTTATTTATAATAGGAGATAGATGATTTTTTTTGAATAAAATAAAGTAAATACCAAGAATTATAAGAAGCAAACCCGATATAATAAATGGTAAAGAATTTCTAATTGAATAAATAAAACCTGAAAGGAAAAATCCAATAATAACACCAAATGACCATGAAATATTAAAATATCCTGTATGTTTTGGTTCTGTTTTTCTGAAAGATAATTGAATATTTGGCCAGAATCTTCCAAATAGAAACCCAATTAGTAATAGTGATATTAAAAAAACTTTCCATGGCAAAGCAGATAATAAAAGATAAAATAAACCAATAAAGAAAATTG harbors:
- a CDS encoding clostripain-related cysteine peptidase; its protein translation is MRKFIFILFLFVFFSFFSEATISKWTIMIYLDGDNNLEEYALDDFLEMSEISSDENVNIVVQFDRISRYDSSYGNWTGCNRFYVTKGIEPTEENAISNWGDGKGEREVNMGDPETLANFILWAKENYPAEKYTLILWNHGGGWRDLYQSMYQIAGKEIPVLKEVCYDDTDGDYLSTNEVRQAIENAGGVDLIGFDACLMGMIEVAYELSPFASVMVASEEVEPASGWDYVEILSELKAQPLSTSEEFGEIIVNSYSYDTLSAISLINIQQLIDSLNYVLDEIMSSDIYLDIYLVRSETKNFDELTYIDLYDFFNKLYQTTENETLKSKIEEFQDIFKQTVFSDNEESDNSYGLSIYFPDYGEVIAFDYNGETISFPESALWDEFLSAFLTSDLFSSFTLVFSEDFSSGIPVNWTIVDGYNDGKTWTYTNPGRRNLDLNSPFMIVDSDWAGTVDMDEELITPSIDFTSYATCYLEFKNVFEYYENEIGDVDIKIGNGQWQNLKKFKRQDIEGKVIIDLTSISSGEKNVQIRWHYYNANWDWYWAVDDIKIYGKLPGKGDVDKSGGIDISDVILCLRMAIELDPLDTSLADINGDGEVDITDVILILRRVVGLT
- a CDS encoding cohesin domain-containing protein, producing the protein MCKKVIFLVFFLLIGSVFSATITIENLSVSSSVSEITIPIKISSEEKFSAFQFDVYFDKEILNFDGISNGELVFDWNVLVNEVSEGNIRIAGFDPKLEGISGNGVLVYVRFLIKKGGKVNMSIRGIRLSDKDGKKLNCIGITSTIQIEGEKGETKENEDSQSSLPETPELSSPTSTIKPIIRNTPGERITNQGRESNIPVRSERETSKSKTYQVEQQGNFAPTSNNCILLVMSEYGNPSPPNGFTTFTKGESVICKVEDRVPISEMEKVVCTGYEGTGAARNGNSNQANFIITEDSKILWKWKKVPMEREFNLKYEENVYIPYDKNKIEIPLSCDYYGGLNSKILFGKEIIPDGIEIEFPVINYEKNKGEIVIKVDKNNVKGGNYKIIFSAFPETEETMKKEFQINLSVETILEIEKQKNDDKTSFLFKSDKLGDFKNFFIEIEKKGKIKIEDIKPEKTDIIIRKNSFSIAGNKEIFDKLVITLSGDVENLKIEKAKFIDKDGEYIKVKIPL
- the amrB gene encoding AmmeMemoRadiSam system protein B, giving the protein MENVREPVVAGYFYPSSKSQLLRMLEEFIKKDDEKEDAISIVVPHAGYIYSGKTAGSVYSKIVVPETVIIIGPNHTGYGEPYAVASYDWWLTPIGKIPVNKNLVNLLVEKSRYLQIDNFAHEREHSVEVQLPFLQVVKSNFKIVPITLMGYIDNPAWIEIGEAIAESIKELGEKVLIVASSDMTHYKPHDIAEENDKYAIEAICCLDEDLLIERILEREISICGYAPIIVSIVASKILGAQQGDLIRYTTSGETSGDRDQVVGYAGILIK
- a CDS encoding MFS transporter gives rise to the protein MYLILNIIAFLVSMSTSIVDVSIPMYLTEKYNVSKFSIGLSGFLINFSYTITTFIFSKYEEEKIFPFTIFFIGLFYLLLSALPWKVFLISLLLIGFLFGRFWPNIQLSFRKTEPKHTGYFNISWSFGVIIGFFLSGFIYSIRNSLPFIISGLLLIILGIYFILFKKNHLSPIINKNNFEGIERKNINKKDIKDVRILNFLSYFAVGYSFFLFPRYGLEIKLSPKNISFLVSSLQVFNFLTFFLIRNKPVFKNKFFFPFACFFFSLSFFLFLFLKKPVEFLIPFSIIGILSAISYHNSLISHLKLGFKTEIHEFFIGLGSSMGPICCGFLSNMFEFKNTFLIVSSIYAFLGICKLLFLKSN